One Catharus ustulatus isolate bCatUst1 chromosome 20, bCatUst1.pri.v2, whole genome shotgun sequence DNA window includes the following coding sequences:
- the LOC117005345 gene encoding MYCBP-associated protein isoform X1: MASRRSTRARSRTPTGRKEKTFERPASIIAEEPEPEPEPEPEPVPYVVQGEDIEALEINVEDLKKLHAPRLAHDAGRIAVQRSYLVRKYQPREVTHLVAHPVPPKAPRGPLTFPGPREFADGSEEILPHHILGSLQELKMEALARKNTQLADAIKVPHPDSTTAALKEEHGGEKKVKAHQAQPAEHRAFQNWSHHMAMRKKQEKHLGEILHKPENELLMNMSDNYRQIQEERDLIDRSLPALFPGKGYRVGSEFWSLPEQIGDEFTGLTLSLTRTERGHPQPLTHVGKPQTIQRETGLKPPKRIPCHLNWDKSLFLKHRRQELKSLLEELGFYKPDLEGLEVIGKGQPFTSVSAEAFRHASISEEIETLSDSFSNEGDSFTELPEAEKVPSLVFCGQPARWIKDITACRKEIGIAARLTFETVTSEKAESFLAVMNDGKAAVWYNWMRLPDQIPSREAKGGRMPCFYFDTRPGVILPGETRRFSFIFKSERAGIFSEPWEFRTHPLLLGGALLQLTLWGVAVYEDKLADFREKLESELAAREGTSIVKESLNEVIERIRTPVRTPSPVEPSEEELFHMKNPELHYQHQVVKQLHKLWRQRLTVPSVLEEEVPLDQRSTAEDMESTLEAASARGSTVDFPRGKRTLEKAPRERSVEEEEAGPSGWNLSLDDFKQAILSIPGEKQREEALTQLNKAALELCVEQRPTQSDLLYPLCLQLWRGAIDDLVSHSLRLRSLLGLTKEDTYVDAVPEEREGVKQGAKRGKEDKIATKKEEKKDKEGKKSKGASGKGDSSGGRKLKAKDEKQGPSISLQDVKGGPESVRKKYEKQKVKEGEPAEEIDSVSLEIYQEKLYIEVYRLLDSMVSEMVSLFEDLKQ; this comes from the exons ATGGCGTCACGGCGGAGCACTCGGGCTCGGAGCCGGACTCCCACTG gcaggaaggaaaagacTTTTGAACGGCCTGCTTCAATAATTGCAGAAGAGCCCGAGCCTGAGCCTGaacctgagcctgagcctgttCCATATGTTGTGCAAGGAGAGGACATCGAGGCACTTGAAATTAATGTAGAGGACCTGAAGAAA CTGCATGCTCCACGCCTTGCCCATGATGCTGGGAGAATTGCAGTTCAGAGGAGTTACCTTGTCCGAAAATaccagcccagggaggtgacacatCTTGTAGCACATCCTGTTCCCCCCAAGGCACCCAGGGGACCACTGACTTTTCCTG GACCAAGAGAGTttgctgatggctctgaagagaTCCTCCCTCATCACATTTTGGGAAGTCTCCAGGAGTTAAAGATGGAAGCCCTGGCCAGAAAAAACACTCAG CTAGCAGATGCTATTAAGGTTCCTCATCCAGATTCTACTACAGCAGCTTTAAAAGAGGAACATGGAGGAGAGAAGAAAGTAAAGGCACATCAGGCCCaaccagcagagcacagagctttCCAGAACTGGAGCCATCATATGGCCATgaggaaaaagcaggagaaacacCTAGGGG aaatTCTCCACAAGCCAGAGAATGAATTGCTGATGAACATGTCGGACAATTACAGGCAAATCCAGGAAGAACGTGACCTCATTGACCGGAGTCTCCCTGCCCTGTTTCCTGGAAAG GGATACCGAGTGGGAAGCGAGTTCTGGAGCCTTCCTGAGCAAATTGGGGATGAATTCACTGGGCTGACTCTGAGCCTGACCAGGACAGAACGTGGGCACCCACAGCCACTCACTCATGTGGggaaaccccaaaccatccaGAGGGAAACAG GTCTGAAGCCTCCAAAGAGGATTCCTTGCCACCTAAACTGGGATAAGAGTCTTTTCCTCAAACATCGACGGCAGGAGCTAAAATctctcctggaggagctgggctttTATAAACCA GATCTGGAAGGACTGGAGGTGATTGGGAAAGGGCAGCCTTTCACATCTGTCTCAGCTGAAGCTTTTCGACATGCTTCCATTTCTGAAGAGATTGAGACCCT cagTGACTCCTTTAGCAATGAAGGTGACTCCTTCACTGAGCTTCCAGAAGCTGAAAAAGTTCCATCTTTAGTTTTCTGTGGCCAGCCTGCTCGTTGGATCAAGGACATCACTGCTTGCAGG AAGGAAATTGGCATTGCTGCCCGGCTCACCTTTGAGACTGTGACTAGTGAGAAGGCTGAAAGCTTCCTGGCAGTGATGAACGATGGCAAAGCTGCAGTTTGGTACAACTGGATGAGGCTTCCTGACCAGATCCCCTCCAGAGAAGCCAAGGGAGGGAGGATGCCCTGTTTTTACTTTGATACCAGGCCAG GTGTAATTTTGCCTGGAGAAACTCGGaggttttcctttattttcaagtCAGAGAGAGCAGGCATTTTTAGTGAGCCCTGGGAATTTAGGACACATCCTCTGTTACTAGGAGGAGCTCTGCTTCAGCTGACCCTTTGGGGAGTTGCTGTGTATGAGGATAAATTGGCTGACTTCAGAGAGAAACTGGAG AGTGAGCTGGCTGCCCGAGAAGGCACTTCTATAGTGAAGGAAAGCCTGAATGAAGTTATTGAGCGGATTCGGACACCCGTGCGCACCCCATCTCCTGTGGAGCCCTCAGAGGAAGAGCTGTTCCACATGAAAAATCCCGAG TTGCATTATCAGCATCAAGTGGTAAAGCAGCTGCATAAACTATGGAGACAGCGCCTGACTGTGCCTTCAGTGTTGGAGGAGGAAGTGCCCTTGGACCAGAGGAGCACTGCAGAGGACATGGAGAGCACCTTGGAGGCTGCCTCGGCTCGGGGCAGCACCGTTGACTTCCCACGTGGGAAGCGCACACTAGAGAAGGCTCCAAGGGAAAGGAGCgttgaggaggaagaagcagggCCTTCAGGATGGAACTTGTCCTTGGACGACTTTAAACAG GCTATACTGTCAATCCCAGGGGAGAAGCAGCGGGAGGAAGCGCTGACCCAGCTCAAtaaggcagctctggagctgtgtgttgAACAGAGGCCAACTCAGTCAGACCTTCTGTATCCCCTCTG CCTCCAGCTGTGGCGTGGAGCAATTGATGACCTGGTGAGTCACTCTCTGAGGCTCAGATCCCTGCTTGGTTTGACTAAGGAGGACACTTATGTAGATGCTGTTCCAGAAGAAAGAG AGGGAGTAAAGCAAGGagcaaaaagaggaaaggaagacaAAATAGCTActaagaaagaagagaaaaaggataaagaaggcaaaaaaagtAAAGGGGCATCAGGGAAAGGG GATTCTTCAGGTGGCAGAAAGCTGAAAGCAAAAGATGAGAAGCAAGGACCTTCCATTTCACTGCAGGATGTGAAAGGGGGACCAGagtctgtcagaaaaaaatatgagaagCAGAAGGTGAAAGAGGGAGAACCTGCTGAGGAGATAGACTCAGTTTCACTTGAGATATACCAGGAAAAGCTCTACATTGAA GTTTACAGGCTGCTGGATTCAATGGTGAGTGAAATGGTGTCTTTATTTGAGGATCTAAAGCAGTGA
- the LOC117005345 gene encoding MYCBP-associated protein isoform X2: MASRRSTRARSRTPTGRKEKTFERPASIIAEEPEPEPEPEPEPVPYVVQGEDIEALEINVEDLKKLHAPRLAHDAGRIAVQRSYLVRKYQPREVTHLVAHPVPPKAPRGPLTFPGPREFADGSEEILPHHILGSLQELKMEALARKNTQLADAIKVPHPDSTTAALKEEHGGEKKVKAHQAQPAEHRAFQNWSHHMAMRKKQEKHLGEILHKPENELLMNMSDNYRQIQEERDLIDRSLPALFPGKGYRVGSEFWSLPEQIGDEFTGLTLSLTRTERGHPQPLTHVGKPQTIQRETGLKPPKRIPCHLNWDKSLFLKHRRQELKSLLEELGFYKPDLEGLEVIGKGQPFTSVSAEAFRHASISEEIETLSDSFSNEGDSFTELPEAEKVPSLVFCGQPARWIKDITACRKEIGIAARLTFETVTSEKAESFLAVMNDGKAAVWYNWMRLPDQIPSREAKGGRMPCFYFDTRPGVILPGETRRFSFIFKSERAGIFSEPWEFRTHPLLLGGALLQLTLWGVAVYEDKLADFREKLESELAAREGTSIVKESLNEVIERIRTPVRTPSPVEPSEEELFHMKNPELHYQHQVVKQLHKLWRQRLTVPSVLEEEVPLDQRSTAEDMESTLEAASARGSTVDFPRGKRTLEKAPRERSVEEEEAGPSGWNLSLDDFKQAILSIPGEKQREEALTQLNKAALELCVEQRPTQSDLLYPLCLQLWRGAIDDLVSHSLRLRSLLGLTKEDTYVDAVPEEREGVKQGAKRGKEDKIATKKEEKKDKEGKKSKGASGKGDSSGGRKLKAKDEKQGPSISLQDVKGGPESVRKKYEKQKVKEGEPAEEIDSVSLEIYQEKLYIEVSLSKACIIILDLVFSGKAH; encoded by the exons ATGGCGTCACGGCGGAGCACTCGGGCTCGGAGCCGGACTCCCACTG gcaggaaggaaaagacTTTTGAACGGCCTGCTTCAATAATTGCAGAAGAGCCCGAGCCTGAGCCTGaacctgagcctgagcctgttCCATATGTTGTGCAAGGAGAGGACATCGAGGCACTTGAAATTAATGTAGAGGACCTGAAGAAA CTGCATGCTCCACGCCTTGCCCATGATGCTGGGAGAATTGCAGTTCAGAGGAGTTACCTTGTCCGAAAATaccagcccagggaggtgacacatCTTGTAGCACATCCTGTTCCCCCCAAGGCACCCAGGGGACCACTGACTTTTCCTG GACCAAGAGAGTttgctgatggctctgaagagaTCCTCCCTCATCACATTTTGGGAAGTCTCCAGGAGTTAAAGATGGAAGCCCTGGCCAGAAAAAACACTCAG CTAGCAGATGCTATTAAGGTTCCTCATCCAGATTCTACTACAGCAGCTTTAAAAGAGGAACATGGAGGAGAGAAGAAAGTAAAGGCACATCAGGCCCaaccagcagagcacagagctttCCAGAACTGGAGCCATCATATGGCCATgaggaaaaagcaggagaaacacCTAGGGG aaatTCTCCACAAGCCAGAGAATGAATTGCTGATGAACATGTCGGACAATTACAGGCAAATCCAGGAAGAACGTGACCTCATTGACCGGAGTCTCCCTGCCCTGTTTCCTGGAAAG GGATACCGAGTGGGAAGCGAGTTCTGGAGCCTTCCTGAGCAAATTGGGGATGAATTCACTGGGCTGACTCTGAGCCTGACCAGGACAGAACGTGGGCACCCACAGCCACTCACTCATGTGGggaaaccccaaaccatccaGAGGGAAACAG GTCTGAAGCCTCCAAAGAGGATTCCTTGCCACCTAAACTGGGATAAGAGTCTTTTCCTCAAACATCGACGGCAGGAGCTAAAATctctcctggaggagctgggctttTATAAACCA GATCTGGAAGGACTGGAGGTGATTGGGAAAGGGCAGCCTTTCACATCTGTCTCAGCTGAAGCTTTTCGACATGCTTCCATTTCTGAAGAGATTGAGACCCT cagTGACTCCTTTAGCAATGAAGGTGACTCCTTCACTGAGCTTCCAGAAGCTGAAAAAGTTCCATCTTTAGTTTTCTGTGGCCAGCCTGCTCGTTGGATCAAGGACATCACTGCTTGCAGG AAGGAAATTGGCATTGCTGCCCGGCTCACCTTTGAGACTGTGACTAGTGAGAAGGCTGAAAGCTTCCTGGCAGTGATGAACGATGGCAAAGCTGCAGTTTGGTACAACTGGATGAGGCTTCCTGACCAGATCCCCTCCAGAGAAGCCAAGGGAGGGAGGATGCCCTGTTTTTACTTTGATACCAGGCCAG GTGTAATTTTGCCTGGAGAAACTCGGaggttttcctttattttcaagtCAGAGAGAGCAGGCATTTTTAGTGAGCCCTGGGAATTTAGGACACATCCTCTGTTACTAGGAGGAGCTCTGCTTCAGCTGACCCTTTGGGGAGTTGCTGTGTATGAGGATAAATTGGCTGACTTCAGAGAGAAACTGGAG AGTGAGCTGGCTGCCCGAGAAGGCACTTCTATAGTGAAGGAAAGCCTGAATGAAGTTATTGAGCGGATTCGGACACCCGTGCGCACCCCATCTCCTGTGGAGCCCTCAGAGGAAGAGCTGTTCCACATGAAAAATCCCGAG TTGCATTATCAGCATCAAGTGGTAAAGCAGCTGCATAAACTATGGAGACAGCGCCTGACTGTGCCTTCAGTGTTGGAGGAGGAAGTGCCCTTGGACCAGAGGAGCACTGCAGAGGACATGGAGAGCACCTTGGAGGCTGCCTCGGCTCGGGGCAGCACCGTTGACTTCCCACGTGGGAAGCGCACACTAGAGAAGGCTCCAAGGGAAAGGAGCgttgaggaggaagaagcagggCCTTCAGGATGGAACTTGTCCTTGGACGACTTTAAACAG GCTATACTGTCAATCCCAGGGGAGAAGCAGCGGGAGGAAGCGCTGACCCAGCTCAAtaaggcagctctggagctgtgtgttgAACAGAGGCCAACTCAGTCAGACCTTCTGTATCCCCTCTG CCTCCAGCTGTGGCGTGGAGCAATTGATGACCTGGTGAGTCACTCTCTGAGGCTCAGATCCCTGCTTGGTTTGACTAAGGAGGACACTTATGTAGATGCTGTTCCAGAAGAAAGAG AGGGAGTAAAGCAAGGagcaaaaagaggaaaggaagacaAAATAGCTActaagaaagaagagaaaaaggataaagaaggcaaaaaaagtAAAGGGGCATCAGGGAAAGGG GATTCTTCAGGTGGCAGAAAGCTGAAAGCAAAAGATGAGAAGCAAGGACCTTCCATTTCACTGCAGGATGTGAAAGGGGGACCAGagtctgtcagaaaaaaatatgagaagCAGAAGGTGAAAGAGGGAGAACCTGCTGAGGAGATAGACTCAGTTTCACTTGAGATATACCAGGAAAAGCTCTACATTGAAGTGAGTCTGAGCAAAGCTTGTATCATCATCTTGGATTTGGTCTTTTCTGGTAAGGCACACTGA